TTTTTGCGTCAGCAAATACCTACataccaataaataataattaattgatttgaTCTAGTGAAGCGTAATACcgtaatacgtttcgattttTTGGTGTATCGATACTACGAGGGCTACATCTCGATATTTTGTATTGATAAATGTCAATGCAAAATAATATTACTGTTTCATATCACTTCGGCGGAATATCGCATCAAAAATATCATATTGTGTCGCTTACTTAGAgcttcgctagaagtaatagtgttctgtgatTTAGAGCAATATTTGGTCTATGAAACCTTAAAATAGCTGAAAATAACAAAGATTATAAAATGTAagcaatatatataattatatttctattgtATTCAGCCACAGTTACAGGGACCAGCTTAAGCTTTTGCAATAAGTATGATGCGGGTAAATATTGCAACAGCTCCACAACAAACTGGTTGCTGCAATGTATTGAAATTCATCGAGACAAAAAGGGATGATCAACATTCCCAATCAACATCTGTGAGAACAGTATCAGGATAAAAAACCAAATCCTTTAATGTACTTACTGCACAAGCGAAAACTAGCTCTCTCTCATATTCAATAACCCATTCATTCAAAGTCCAGCTCTCGTTCTTATATTCTTCAACTAACAAAATGTCAACAGAAAATTGAAATATCATATGGGTTATCGAAACAATTTATCATCATTAACATCATCATGATCATAGATGCTAAGCATTGGTACATTGGCAATCGTAAAAAAACTAGTCATAAAGagtattgaatgaatgaataatttattttatttcagacaacaagtCCATATCATTGaagcatacttaaaattaacaaaaccaaacaaataaaaaaaaatacatttataaaaataattatcagttgaatacatttcaaatattccattcaacagatacttacttcgaaccaaccattattataattattattatttagtccgcaagtgaaccatggtacaatggttcaagtaccggcagtcataacggtctgttaatgccTTCAGAATGCTGTTAGGTCAAAGGGCTGACCCAGACCCGGCGAATCAGGAATGTGCACCTTTTCTGCATGGTCGTAAAGAAACAATCAACTCGTGCCTCGGCGAACATTCCCGACACGCTACAGAACCGAGGCAACACCAACAACACCCTGACCACATTGTTGCATTGGATGCGTAAGGCGCTGTACTGCTTTTGACTATAGAGCATCCACAGGCTGCCCGTATAGAAGACGTACAAAACTCTCTAAATAGAGTAATTTTGACATCCCGCGAACATCGAGCGAACCTGCGGGCAATCATATTAGCTCTTACAGACAGCGCTCTCCGCTTCCGCTCAATGTCTGCATCGTCCCTCAGGTCAGAAGTTACAAAGTGTACTAGGTATTTAAACCTGTCTACTCTGCATAGTGGCGTACCATTCAGTTTGACGGAGGGAATGTTATCCAGACACCTGCCTCTGGCCTGAAACACCATACACTCACTCATCTTTGTATTATACACCAGACCGTGACTTAGAGCATACCTTTCACATATGTCAAGCAGCTTAGAAAGCCCACAGGCTGACGAACTCAGCAGCACCATGTCATCAGCATAA
This Bombyx mori chromosome 2, ASM3026992v2 DNA region includes the following protein-coding sequences:
- the LOC105842571 gene encoding uncharacterized protein LOC105842571, which produces MPNELVQIFKYWYANQLNVVRWSGVYSRTYRMECRVRQGGLTSPKLFNLYVNALIEELSSTHFGCHIDEICLNNISYADDMVLLSSSACGLSKLLDICERYALSHGLVYNTKMSECMVFQARGRCLDNIPSVKLNGTPLCRVDRFKYLVHFVTSDLRDDADIERKRRALSVRANMIARSQKQYSALRIQCNNVVRVLLVLPRFCSVSGMFAEARVDCFFTTMQKRCTFLIRRVWVSPLT